The stretch of DNA ATTTGAGAAACAGGAAACAAGCATATCTTTGTTTTCTAGGTCTAAAGGatcaatgtttttcttttaattatagaGTCCAGTAAACACAAGTATGACTTAAATGACAATATCATGACCAAAATTAACACCCTGTCCCCTGACAATATTGTTACCAAAATTAACACCCATGACGACAATATCTTGacaaaaacatttacatttgACAAATAATCACATATGACCAACAAATTCAGAcccaaaagacaaataaacactCTTGACAGACTATTTCATGACTAAAATACTAGCACATAAAAGATACCATCATGACAATgagaatcaaagagctgaaagctctgaagaaaaatgacgccactgtctctaatattgggatagtttttatgcaagtcttgattttcacataccgtaattagtttaacaatgcaacatgtctcgtaagcaaataattgatattcgtatatgtgtgtgtgtgaagtgaaggtgacaactggctgtttttttttaagacaaatgaataggtcaagactacctgaattgtacaaatgaataccgtagaaaggcttgtatatttctcaatggtacatagtctgaatccgggtccgttctcGCCCAACTCATGTTCTCCctctttcactttcacaccctacatgttcgcacccaatcttaattggttttgtgtttaataactctgtaagcaagtgttttcttataagtataattgttgtcattgtcttaaaataaagtgagacagcatttttgtttgtgttgattgattgattgattgttggttgcttaacgtccagtggcaaatatttcatgcatattcaggatgagaacaagttcacaataaatacaataggtaggttgatacaatagaggccatctgggatgatggtcggagaaatttggactgccaccggaaaaagagggtatattggataggaacagaaatttggccttgcaacaggccacctacggaccccttaaagagttgttgcaagggttcttaacgtgcaaagagcgtggcactctctttacacgaggcatcagatttaacgtcccccttctgaccgtacgtgactgcgaacttgatacatcccgcacagccaaacggacgccccacttcagcaagcgttttactgccggtcgggagaagaccaagtgaccatatttctattccccagtcacccttggggagtgtttgtgttgaataaatcttaatcatgttttggatagcgtattgttattgcaatttaaaacgacaatcatgattttccaattattcaacttgaatttgaattaaaattgggcgcgaatgagtagagtgcaaacggaccttgggtgtgaacgtgcgaggtgcgaacgtgtagggtgtgaaaatgtattgggcgcgaacagacctgataccacatagtctgaacccccttctcccacaaaatattaagtaaataatctttgtgttactgttatcaaaggtctagtgaaactcaggtaatttcaaacatttgtcaaagaattctagtcaaccGGCACCgggttaaattggcacctggacaaataagcacctggttaaatcgacactggatatagtcaattcgtcacccatgttaaatatatattttaacagtattttaagcaaaaagagtaaaaataagaaaggggttgccagaatttttttcagtatttaagcaaaaagagtttaatactaactttcacatttttgggtgttcatgtacattttgtatatatttatttttctcaactaaatgacttttttggcttatttttaatgatatatatatatgagtaacCGTTacggtagtccaaataattattacgtctggcaatgctttttaaattttattctgggacaccttcttatgaccgcaaggctatgttaattcTTTTCTAGGACGCCTTCTTACGAAGCCTTCCTACGAACGTCTAAGGAaagcgtcccagaaaaaaaaaatagccttgccagacgtcattattatttggactaatacatgagatatttgatatttttatgcattattttaaccagttgagcattttacaggattgtttgtttaatgctgtttaaactttactgaaaaaaaacacctaaaatttgctaattatttggcatgaaagtttgatttattgaaagggactcttagttttccattttattttaattagtgtctaattgttaaaacaatagCTTGGGTAAAGTCTTCGTTGTTTACTGTACccttatacacaacaacatattcactttggtttcgttgtttacctaaatacacaacaacatattcagtGAGTGACGGTGGATTTCACAGTGaaattcactatgtacttggtacctgttattaattaattgaatagaaaatattataacaaatattattggatgccgaattgacgtcaaataggtgccgatttgactagatgccaatttattcaggtgccgacttgacttgtacgtttcaattcctctgcgatcgtttgcggtattttcttgagaaaacatattttccatcatcaaagagaaaaagaaactgcttgaaaatgattctggaacgcttcatgattgtttcaataagtttaattcactcaaaaaacaatttaaaaagttgcgatgtttaaacaggaagtttcaaaagcacgtgtaaaagaagaaattaaccggtgagagtggaaatccgtacataacagatatcactatagtacgactttgaaagcaaaacagttccatctttttgtaaaacagtctttaatatacctatcacattaatgtttgaaggggcttaagcttattcaaaccatataagtcggtatgaaacaccaaaacggaatgatcaataaccgattacgttttgtagtttacaaattctaaactggttcctgccaaactacaacactttgttcgagtgtagtgaaatacaagcagaaaccagttagtttgtaaactggttcctggctgattactacacaatgatcatgcataatgataacacaagcagattccagtttgtatgaaaaatagtaaatacgaaaccaaacgcggtaggcagagaaatgtaatgaagttcaggtcgccagtaatggaacaatgactgcgtcattttccaaaaacttTAAGcagtatttttttgttataaaaatgctttttttgttttaatttaatgaaGTCCTCTCCACTgtagacaaaacattaaaatagttTTGAAGAGTTTTTAGTTCCTGACTGAAATTACAATATATGTCAACAGACAAGAAATATTCCAATTCAAAAATTCAGAATGTTTTTAAATCATAGTTCAGAAGTGAGTACATAAATTTAACAAGATCTCATCACAATCAGAGAGGGCAAGTTAAAATCATCATCactatgatatttttatttctttacttaAGTTCAGGCTACTGGTATCAACGAGTGAAAACAAAAATTAGTTTTGTATTGGTAACTGAccaaaaacttttgaaaataacatGTATCCAGTCAGAGATCAATGTTTAGAtttgctttattttatttttcaaagattcAGACAACTTTAATGCAAATTCATCAAATAGGGTCAAAGGTCTAAAAGAGGGACAGGAAACAAGCATACCTTTGTTTTCTAGGTCTAAAGGatcaatgtttttcttttaattataagaGTCCAGTAAACACAATGACTTAAATGACAATATTATGACCAAAATTAATACCATGTCCCCTGACAAGTCAATATTGTTACCAAAATCAACACCCACGACGACAATATCTTGacaaaaacatttacatttgACAAATAATCACATATGAACAAAAAATTCAGACCCAAAAGACAATTAAACACACTTGACAGACTATTTCATGACTAAAATACTAGCACATAAAAGATACCATCATGACATGAGAAAAACTTTAAGCAGTCTTTTCTCGTTATAAAAatgctactttttttttaaatttaaagaagtCCTCTCCACTCACAGtggacaaaacattaaaatagttTTGAAGAGTTTTCAGTTTCTGACTGAAATTACAATATATGTCAATAGACAAGAAAATTTCAGAGTATTTTTAAATCATAGTTCAGAAGTGAGTACATAAATTTAACAAGATCTCATCACAATCAGAGAGGGCAAGTTAAAATCATCATCACTAcgatattttcatttctttacttAAGTTCAGGCTACTGGTATCtacgattgaaaacaaaaaaatagttttatattggtaactgaccaaaaacttttgaaaattatcCAGTCAGAGATAAATGTTTGAGATCGTTGATTtgcattttttcttttcaaagattCAGACAACTTTAACACAAATTCATCAAATAATTAGGGTCAACGGTCTAAAGGAGGAAAGTTTTGGAGGCAGGAAACAAGAATACCTTTGATGTCGAAGTCTAAATTTAAAgcatcaatgtatatttttttaatttagagtTCAGAACCAGGGGAATTACATTGTTTTAAGTCATGCACAGAAATTTAGATCAAACTTCTCTATCAACTGCTCAAATTATGTGAAAGCACATTGATctattaaaatatcaaagaatcATCAGGCCAAAAATAGCAAGATaaattcctaaaaatttatgTTTAGTTTTGAAAATCATACAGTCTTTGTAGGCATCATCAACAACTAGTACTGACACATCTTCCCACCAATCAATAAGAGACAAAACATGCAACATCTACCAAGTTCCTGacacagtctgcacggttagccactagtccgatgccccagactagtaaaatttcattcggactagtaagtttttgcaaaattttgtttggtccaataagaaaaatgtcagaatattggtcttcggactagttgttgaaaaaagtttttggtgcagactgctgACATGAGTTCCAGGTATCAAAGTTGAGAACAAGCAAGTACAAGCTTGGAACAGGATTTCATCACAATCAGAGAGGGAAAGTTGCTATCATCATCACTATCATGTGGTTGTACAGGTTATTTCCGCTTACATTTTCCTATTTTATAAGACTCTTTTAACTTCATTAAATCATTGTTCAAACCTTTATCATTTTATTTGCAATAGTTACTTAATCAGTTTTTTTAAACAGTGAGCACGTGTTTTCTTCTGGTTTTTTATATCTGATCATAAATATACTGAAAATTTATACAAGGTTATAGAAAATGACAATTAACACCATATCCCTGATGTCATGATTGTTAATGACAGTTTCTTACCTCTCCAGTCAGCAAATGAATTATGTCAAAAGCATGTTTAACAATTCTCATGGCAAGGAGTTTCTTGCCATTGTTTCTTCCATGCATCATCAAGGAACAGACAAGTCTTTCTACAATTGGACATTGTGCCTTTCTGAAACGTTTCATCTGGTAACGTCCAGCTGAGTGGGGCAGATATTTAGCATATTTCTCTTTGACAGCAATGTAATCCTATAAATGGACAATTATTTAATATAACTATTAATGCATTTGGCAGATATATTTCATACAGCAATAACACACCTCCCCTCGCATAAGTTACAAGAACACAGTTTTGCATATATATGTTATAACTATCGAGTGTCCTCCAACTACAACTTGATGTTGATCAGGTTTAAAGAATTCTATacttaatataaaacaataaaaatctgttttgaaaaccAATTAACGGGATCGAGCCAAATCCATAAGGATTTTTAAAATGGTCCCCAGGATAAAAAAGTTATGTTTGCAAATTAGCCTTCAACAGAGAATTTTGGGTCGTATGTGTGCTAAATAGGCTGCCAAGTCTACTGTTTTAGTATGATAAACTGAGGGCTGTAATTAGCATTTTTACTGTACCTCTTAATTATTTCATATAAACCTAACTTACAGTTAAACTGATATCACTGACTTGTACATCATCAGATGACCATTTACCAAACAACTTTATCTCTGGTAGTTCTGCTACAGCAGGTGCTGGCTCATCCCAACTTTCAGCCATTCTTAAATTTTACCTGCAACAACAATTATGCAATAGTTCTATTATGAACCTCTTTTTATGGTTGTATTAACATACATGAATCTTTAAAACAGATGGGGAATCAGCGATCACCATGACCTATTTCAAGTACGGCTTTCataattgtgacttagatggcgagttgtctcagtggcacttGCATCACATCTGCTTATATCTAATAACCCCTTTATTGTTTTTGATCAATTAGAATTGAAACAAGCATTCATTGAGTAtagggcttaaattaaaatattgtttgtttgccctttaccgaccgaccctatcaattcgttccgcctgaaaatcttttatttgtacttaccagcaagattttattttattttattttttcgttcctaccaaaaatcttatatttgtatttcccgctcaaaacttttttaccggaatcctcgggttttatctttacgtataaggtccagtccgtttggtatcacctgagcgtttgacatgaacacttgcatttgaagtttcaaagcatttgtttgaaatcgatgttgaacgctttctgaaatcatgatatgaagtacgttactctgtacctttaaacttaaagagcagggttcatttacaaaaaagtttgtttgatacaaaagtatttacgtgtgtacaaactaatttgtaaacggacgttgtattctatgtagggatggccttttgtgatccgcaTATCAGAATGATTATGTTAACTATGCcgctaaattatttatatctgacatgaaccaaaagtgacaaaaccctgaaaagtggagaatatctggcagtaaaatcgccaagttttccatacagatcatttataaatgtgatgcaaaatatgtgacaattgagttttaagtcttatatagcatttttattggaaaaaaaggcacacacgaaatttgtaacactctagggacttttctACTAGTAATTTATATCTGCCCGGACATTATcttaccagtacaaagttatctcttatatatttttttttcaaaactaatagtcccagcggaaaacttatttgcaaaaacaaacggacaaaaaaatgacattatgcagattttgtatctataaaataaaatattttacctacctgcctacccatgacaaataatataccgagccaagttatttttttggggaaaaaaataaaatattttacctacctacctaccctgtttcaaaacatagggtcggaaaagggcaaacaaacaatattttaatttaggcctagcatggcaatatacatgtaacatcctatcgtagtccaaataattatgacgtctggcaaggctattttaattttttcctgGGACGTCTTCCTACATCGTCATAACGCCGAAGCCATTTTTTACGTCTGGAGTTTGGTAATATTTACTTTGTTTGGAAATGATTTCCCACAATTACCAACGACACGTGACTTCTgatgaatataaaatttaaaatccgTTAAAATTTGACAGACCCAAATTTCTGGATAATGTAAATTGAACGTTCTGGAAATTCAGATCCATTAAAATTTAccagattttaaattttatattcaccGGAAGTCACGTGTCGTTGGTAATTGTGGGAAATCATttccaaacaaaataaatattcccCCACTTCAAATGGAATCGTATCTTGTTTTATCCTTTCTTTTGgatattttttggaaaaatttaCATCAATAAGCACATAAAAGGTAGGACTTTGTAAATACGTAAAAATTTCTAACCGACAATAAAAATTTCTTGTTAAAATTAGGTGTCAaagttccccccaaaatttgctTTCAAACTCCAGACATAAAAAAATGCCTTCGGCGTTATGACGTCGTAGGAAAGCGTCCcaggaaaaaattaaaatagccttgccagacgtcataattatttggactaatc from Mytilus galloprovincialis chromosome 2, xbMytGall1.hap1.1, whole genome shotgun sequence encodes:
- the LOC143063110 gene encoding small ribosomal subunit protein uS7, producing MAESWDEPAPAVAELPEIKLFGKWSSDDVQVSDISLTDYIAVKEKYAKYLPHSAGRYQMKRFRKAQCPIVERLVCSLMMHGRNNGKKLLAMRIVKHAFDIIHLLTGENPLQVLVNAIINSGPREDSTRIGRAGTVRRQAVDVSPLRRVNQAIWLLCTGARDTSFRNIKTIAECLADELINAAKGSSNSHAIKKKDELERVAKSNR